A genomic region of Fusarium oxysporum Fo47 chromosome VI, complete sequence contains the following coding sequences:
- a CDS encoding Lactonase, 7-bladed beta-propeller-domain-containing protein, protein MLLLALSVAVFFAKLAFAKKQPDDLTTGLTTPAHILVGFPKHISVANRVQGFPFSIDKEVTGIPSWMTFSYPNLLYAVDESSNALTLFEINFFNTDNTRLVGCAYGNGTIDIWNTTNGGLGLIKTVPSPGQPGPDKERQASPHPHQANLDPTGRFFVINDLGTDSMVVLDSNYDAFQIVNIIHISPQGCGPRHGVFYPQGAFRATHYILVCEISNKVLVYTVSYRENYLDFTEIQSTSTFGPGLPPANSSSAAAGAIVLAADNRHLYVSNRQTGNSTDSVSHFQINHLNSTFLSLQFVGSASTYGISPRMMSFSHGDRYLLIANQAGGFGLVALERRLDGTLEAENPVSVLGAPDFTPQFVQQIT, encoded by the exons ATGCTGCTACTTGCTTTAAGTGTTGCTGTTTTCTTTGCAAAGCTGGCCTTTGCAAAGAAACAGCCTGATGATCTCACCACTGGCCTAACCACACCGGCTCATATACTTGTTGGGTTTCCCAAGCACATATCTGTTGCCAACAGGGTGCAAGGTTTCCCATTCTCGATTGACAAGGAAGTTACTGGCATACCTTCGTGGATGACTTTTAGCTATCCAAACTTGCTTTATGCTGTCGACGAGTCGTCAAATGCTCTTACACTCTTTGAAATCAACTTC TTTAATACTGATAATACCCGACTTGTCGGCTGTGCATATGGTAATGGTACCATTGATATCTGGAACACTACAAATGGCGGCCTGGGACTTATCAAAACCGTTCCCTCACCAGGGCAGCCAGGTCCTGATAAAGAACGACAAGCAAGCCCTCACCCCCACCAGGCAAACCTTGATCCAACTGGCCGCTTCTTCGTTATTAACGATCTTGGTACAGACTCTATGGTGGTTCTTGACTCCAATTATGATGCCTTTCAGATAGTGAATATCATTCACATCTCGCCCCAGGGTTGCGGCCCTCGACATGGCGTTTTCTATCCCCAAGGAGCATTCAGAGCGACCCATTATATTCTTGTCTGCGAGATCAGTAACAAGGTTCTTGTCTATACGGTATCATACCGTGAGAACTACCTTGATTTCACAGAGATCCAAAGTACTTCGACATTTGGTCCTGGATTACCACCCGCCAACTCATCcagtgctgctgctggggcAATCGTGTTAGCGGCAGATAATAGGCATTTGTACGTTTCTAATCGACAAACAGGGAACTCTACGGACTCCGTTTCCCATTTCCAGATTAATCACTTAAATTCTACCTTCCTTTCACTCCAGTTTGTAGGCTCTGCTTCTACATATGGGATTTCCCCGCGGATGATGAGCTTCAGCCATGGGGATCGATACCTGCTCATCGCCAACCAAGCGGGAGGTTTTGGTCTCGTGGCTCTTGAAAGG